Proteins co-encoded in one Carassius gibelio isolate Cgi1373 ecotype wild population from Czech Republic chromosome A15, carGib1.2-hapl.c, whole genome shotgun sequence genomic window:
- the scg2a gene encoding secretogranin-2 gives MSSSTRCCATGVFNLPSLLLLPLFLSLVCGVQGATLREHRLSESEPVSYGPASQIRPPPSAEMLRALRYIQSLSQRTPYGHLDDQQDTSDDMESVRSLLQLADPARMDRGMDERDEEKDNTQELLQAVLTTLQQTEEHMVPQKTSQKVIAPSQPRYTVQSFPRPKQQLEVETSAENYGRTSWTNPDNRRRHRKFPLAFEDQEQPLKRTNEKAEEQYTPQKLATLQSVFEELSGIAASKANSKREDGEEDYDDDNDFYRQRRMVLEDIMGTDEWAPLEEQTETEEEERERHGFNPNLEDDEQEEEEDEEDDYVKRSNQFQTGKEEEPEDIAKLVDYYLLKILEQKKQEQQKRQEASKSEQEEVERKDVDEDDGEEEDEQEREIKPMHSTFPESLSKIISISQKLRIPPEEVLELLHNEKQKDLLGIPKESRTPYTTVHKTFTAAPHRRPLETTKGNSISQDIVNILKLVNAAQQNNNRAAQPETSRYYERKTGRDDYDDAAGEEDELANYLALKMFEHGQRRARLAPLRDEDQPVYERGDYFDKSTAQKRPANHENAVTGLDNNTMLQILRYLDPEGDDADEIDSEGKTVPEM, from the coding sequence ATGTCGTCATCAACTAGATGCTGTGCAACAGGGGTGTTCAACCTCCCTTCACTCCTTCTTCTGCCCCTTTTCCTTTCTCTCGTTTGTGGAGTACAAGGGGCCACGCTAAGAGAGCATCGTCTGAGCGAAAGCGAACCGGTCTCTTATGGACCAGCGTCCCAGATCCGTCCTCCTCCGAGTGCAGAGATGCTCAGAGCTCTGCGTTACATCCAAAGCCTCAGCCAGAGAACCCCATATGGTCACCTTGATGACCAGCAAGACACTTCAGATGACATGGAGAGCGTTCGCTCCCTGCTACAACTGGCAGATCCTGCCCGGATGGATAGAGGCATGGATGAGAGAGATGAAGAGAAGGACAACACTCAAGAGTTGCTGCAAGCGGTGCTTACCACACTTCAACAGACCGAGGAGCACATGGTGCCCCAGAAAACCTCCCAGAAGGTCATCGCACCATCTCAACCTCGATACACTGTCCAATCCTTCCCAAGACCAAAGCAACAACTAGAAGTGGAAACTTCAGCTGAGAATTACGGAAGGACCTCGTGGACCAATCCAGATAACCGGAGACGGCACCGGAAGTTCCCACTTGCGTTTGAGGACCAGGAGCAGCCTCTCAAACGGACCAACGAGAAAGCAGAAGAACAGTACACACCCCAGAAGCTGGCGACCCTTCAATCTGTGTTTGAGGAGCTGAGTGGAATCGCTGCATCTAAGGCCAACAGCAAACGGGAGGATGGTGAAGAAGATTACGATGATGATAACGACTTTTACAGGCAGAGGAGGATGGTCTTGGAAGACATCATGGGAACTGATGAATGGGCACCTTTGGAGGAACAAACAgagactgaagaagaagaaagagagaggcaTGGGTTCAATCCCAACCTTGAGGATGATGagcaagaggaggaggaggatgaagaggacgATTATGTCAAAAGATCCAACCAGTTCCAGACAGGAAAAGAGGAGGAGCCTGAGGACATTGCAAAGCTTGTGGACTACTATCTTCTGAAAATCCTAGAACAGAAAAAGCAGGAGCAGCAGAAAAGACAAGAGGCCAGCAAGAGCGAGCAAGAAGAGGTGGAGAGAAAAGATGTGGATGAGGATGATGGAGAGGAGGAAGATGAGCAGGAGAGGGAAATCAAGCCAATGCACAGCACATTCCCTGAGTCTTTGTCCAAGATAATCTCAATCTCACAGAAGCTACGAATCCCACCGGAGGAAGTTCTTGAGCTTCTCCATAATGAGAAGCAGAAGGATTTATTGGGAATCCCAAAGGAGTCACGTACGCCCTACACAACCGTTCACAAGACCTTCACCGCAGCACCTCACCGACGGCCGCTCGAGACCACGAAGGGCAACAGCATCAGCCAAGACATCGTGAATATCCTCAAGCTGGTAAACGCagcacaacaaaacaacaaccgAGCAGCGCAACCGGAAACATCACGTTATTATGAGAGGAAAACCGGCAGGGATGATTATGACGACGCTGCCGGCGAGGAAGACGAACTTGCCAATTACCTGGCGTTGAAAATGTTCGAGCATGGACAGAGACGGGCACGTCTGGCGCCATTACGTGACGAGGACCAGCCCGTGTACGAACGCGGTGACTACTTCGATAAAAGCACGGCACAAAAAAGACCCGCGAATCACGAGAACGCAGTGACAGGATTAGACAACAACACAATGCTGCAAATCCTGCGGTATCTGGATCCGGAGGGCGACGATGCCGACGAAATTGACTCTGAGGGGAAAACGGTCCCTGAAATGTAG